gatttaatggagacaataagaactaaccatttcttttttacaagcgatgaaaagatcgagaacccgcgtgatggtgtatcgttaaatttgatctatttgttttgttcactgcacttcgtttctaaaaaaaagtattataatttttatttaatacatctattatatattattaaaaaaaaagatagtagcgaaattacctgataagcaggatcttcaaacagatcacaaactttctctcattcgtttggtggcattgcttggaatggattttgacgcgcctctatcgtagtactgaacttctggtagtgtgcatggcatcgacctttgtacctccggaatgcattcgacatgagttcttcaatcgttagtcgatcctcccaccgaccaaaatttagttcaaactcgtccttcaaagaattataaacaattagtataatttcaaacattcgcatttaaataaaaatgttatacaaagtaacttattaccagacaacgatttttgatgtggtttttcacatcttgggaaactttagcccaggatgatgtagccatcggtgcatacatgcgagtaagtgtaccaacataagaagcaagccaagctgccgaatccccaaagctaccggtgtgatcatcagatatatcaactttaattttacccactttccttactttttctatgcaaACACCcttcgtaatgcctctaactcagTGCTGGTTTAcaatagctatatatacaaatggtttagaatatattttaattaaattaatcttatttgaaagatatacattgaaaaaataccttgttctggttctggtgacggtggcccaccattgttggcaggtgaagcacacggggattcgctaagtggtggggatggctcacgtgttcttttgcgtttaggaggcatatctgtttgaaattataataaattattattcgaacaaaatacatgaaatatttttataagaattttacctacacaaatatctgtttgaaaatcattcggtatcagtattgttggaccaatcgctctcatcctcagtagacacttcagttgattcatgttcttccgacatgtcaccttcaattacttcgggttgaacatcttctctacgCAATGAgaccatgtcataatggcttagatcaacaaacaGATTcatgcctgattcattttcttgatatacttcttcatggtctggactatcaacttctttatgtggtttgtctgcctctggaatataatcatacacatttcttggcgcaaatttctcgactactctccatggatttccgaactccggattatctaaataaaaaacttgatttgcttagcatgcgagaacaaatgggtcgttctcataccatttgcgagatgtattaATACTTACAAAATATAcatccttacgcactcccaacctaggattcgagacatcccatcaattacatttaaataaccagaccatatatccccccacatactttaatgctatgatatcctccacaattccgtaaaaatcaatattttcatcctcatggcttccttcgacaacaaccccacaattttgagtttttctatatcgttctctgtctgctgtgtgaaatctatatccacgcaccaaacatcctgaatattggatagcccgcttagacggaccacatgccaaagcatatacttctggtgagatttcacctgaatgttcattatatttcgatgcaacctacataaataaattttattctacttatatcaatatcatatataaatatgatgacacctacaaattaaataaagtttaaaatactttcaagcataattttttcccgaataataccgtatattcaaaccatgaggcaaattcttcttcatgcgtcttttctacgtcagtcacaccattcgtgcgaagtagttgtatatgttcgctgcatatgttaatgtgagttattaatttgtatcaatatatattatattattagaaatgcacttaatactactaccaaattagatgatcatcacgaacctcaaatactgttcaatctcttcacaattatttaagacataccatcgagctctttcaaagttcaaactctcgcccacataggtcatagaccccttgtgcacctataggacgtactttctgggaaaacacaGTAAATGTtgacgaaactcccatttgtccaccttcataatttcgatccggtctcgtaaatctagtatcaaccccacgaaaatacattgaacaaaatgtatgccactcattatgaatatatgactttgcgatcgatccttccggacgagccttattccccacagatcgcttaagtttttccaaaaaccgttcaatagaatacatccatctatactgaacggagccagcaactaaagcctcacgagggagatgcacagccaaatgaaccattacatcaaagaatgaaggcgggtacaaactctccaatttacacaatatcaatacaatgtcagcttccatttttaataaggcatcaacttttAACGTTCTACTgtaaatatttctgaaaaatcgcCCTAATTCTGTGATAGCTGTACGAACATCTGGAGTAAGCTTTCCGCGCACACCAATTGACAACAATcgctttataataataaagattttagaatagaaaaaatctatttactgtctttttttaattattttataatataatatttaataataaataaaatataataaataatttttaattatctaatgtcatattataattaagatgattaaaaaagattaaatattaaaacgaTCAACGGCAATAGCTTTTCAtaaatgatttgaatttattgagCAATAACTAATGATCAACAACCAACTAGACGTGGTAGTTGAGTTGAGATTTTTAGctaacactaatatatatatatatatatatatatttaaaatagatttcaattcaattcataaataaaaaaaattatagttgtTACTTATAAGTCTAGATACAAATTTTGATTATAAATTAACTACTCAACGGTTATAAGTTTTTCTATACACAATTTTCATTATGTTAACAttatctaaaaattttaaaaactctcTAATAACACAGttattttaagatgaaaaaatctataaaaaaaactgATTATATATAAGCCGAATactcattataatatatatatatatatgatattaatatttatgttatttatttaagcTCAATCCTATAATCATAACTAAAAATTACTTAATGAATGGCCTTCAAAATTAAGCttgaatttattcatatattaaaaaaataataaagtacaAATTAGAAACTTTTACGTTTGTACACACTTCATGACGGATCATCAGCGCGACTGGTACTATGCAATGATCGTTCAACAGCCTACTGCATGCAGGAACAAATCCTTCCCGATCTGTATATCTCCAGCTTAGCCGGTCATGGCGGCGCCACCCTGTATAATAAGTCAGGCGGCGCCAGTGACTTATTATTTATGTTACTGCAAGCTGGTgcattctatttatttttcattaatgcCGTGAAATCCCTGCATCAAGAACTTATGGCTAAGGATCGTCctcgtgttctctaaaattaatatatactaaaactGCGTCACAATTTGAAGTAAACATTAATAACAATACGTACTATATGTCAAGATCTGTcagtcttttttaatttttttttgtcttttttctgAGCCAATGTCAAGATCATATCATGTCAGACGTCCATTTTTGACCCTTTGAAGCGCTCTTGAATAATGAGGCAGTCGGTGAACATTTATATTAGTGCATGCTCAGCCATTTGAGACAAAGATCGCAACTTGGTTGTtactagaaaaaggaaaaaaggaaagaaatggacGTGGATATATGCAATATTAATCAAAGTACGGGAACTTTAAGGCGCATGAGATAAGATCGAACATGACAAGTCGACAACATATCAAGCACCCATGCACTCAACTAGCTTCAATGTGGGGTCATATTCTTTACTACTGATCCGTTTACTCTCCCATATGGATGATTTCTTAGCTCGATTCCTTTATCGCGCGCCCTGTaaatagagaagaaagaaatacaGATTTGATCATACTCcccaatatatattttcttaaagtaaTTAAGAGTACAAGCGAATTAAATGGGTTCAAAGGCTTTCGTTTTGCTAGGTCTTGTGTTGGCCATTATGCTCCTCATGATCTCTTCGGAGGTAGCAGCAAGGGACTTTATTGAACACGAGGGAAGCAAATCACCAGCTACTTGGAAGGCTACCAGACTAAACGTGGCATCAAAATAGTGACTCGTAAATATTGAactgtaaatatatattgtaattatttttctttcattcagttattttattctttgtatTATAAATAGTGACAATGCACGGCAAATCAATACAATAATAGAATCACAAATTCATTTCCAATTCTCTCTACTTTCAGTTGCCCATCACTCAGTACATGCTCAACTCTGTAACTTCATCTTCTGTCTTACGACTGTATCATTGTTAATATAGTATCAGagcaatgataaaaaaaatcgaTTCACCCGAACAACCCAACATTGCCGAAAATCCACACCATCCAGCCAATCCCTTTTACATTCAACCTGGAGACGGAGCTTCCTCCCCTCTGGTTCCTGATATACTTACCTCAGAAAATTATGTGACCTGGGCGAGAACGATGCGCTGTGctctaaacataaaaaataagctTGGATTCATTGATGGTTCCATCGCCAAGTCCACCCAAACTTCCGACCCCCTCTTTGCACCATGGGAATGCTGCACTAACATGCTCATTGCATGGATACAACATTCGGTGAGCACTGACCTCCGCTCAAGTATTGCCCACGTAGACACTGCCGAATGCGTTTGGAATGATCTTCGCGACCGTTTCTCCATTCAAAATGCTCCTCGGATTTTTCAAATCATCAAATCAATTTCATCAACGACGCAGGACACAGATTCAATTAGCCACTATTACAACAAACTTAAAGTATTTTGAGACGAGTTGGAGATCTACGAACCGCTACCCACCTGCACTTGTGGAGCAATCAAAACCATGCTGGATTATTCTCATCGACACAAAGTGATGCAATTTCTTTTGGGGCTTGATAATTCTTAAGATTCTGTTCGTGCGCAGATTTTATTGCATGATCCACTTCCTGCTCTCAATCATGTTCTGAACAAGAGGAACGACGTCGCCAGCTGCATACTGTGCCTTTACCTCTATTCCTAGCTCCAAAAATCTGACTCAGTCCAATGTTTCTTGTGATATTTGCCCCCTTGCAAAACAACACCGATTGCCATTTCCAGAAGCCAATCACCAGCTAACAAAGGCCTTTGACATTATTTCTGTTGATATTTGGGGTCCTAACCAAACACAATCTTATAATGATgcaaaatattttctcacaatTGTGGACGAGTTTACAAGATGCACCTGGCTCTACCTTCTTAAAACTAAGTCAAAAGCTCGACATTCccttttaaatttctttgcTCTTATTGAGACTCAATTCAACActcaaataaaaatcattcgaTCCGATAACAGTGCTGAATTCCAAATACCAGATTATTATAACTCCAAAGGCATTTTACATCAAACAACTTGCATAGCCACACCTCTGCCAAACGAAAACACCAACACATCCTTAACGTAGCACGAGCCCTCAAATTTCAGTCCGGTTTACCCCTTAAATATTGGTCTGATTTTGTCACCACTGCAGTTTATTTAATCAACCGAACACCCACCCCAACACTCAACTACAAAACTCCATTTGAAGCACTCTACCACGCAAAGCCATCCTACACCCATTTCAAAGTCTTCAGATGCTTATGCTTCGCATCAACCTTGTCTCATGCAAGAAGCAAATTCAAACCAAGGGCTCAGAAATGTTTGTTTCTCGGGTACCCCTATGGTGTAAAAGGCTATAAAGTGCTTGACCACACAACCTAGCAAATATTCATCTCCCACGACGTCATCTTCCATGAAGAGATATTTCCTCTCAAACAACAAAACCCACTCACGTATTCACCAATCAATCCTGGCCAACCCACATATTCACCTTTTGACACCTATCCCTCGAATGATTCCAGCGACACATCCAACATTTTACCACCTCTACATGCTTCGGATTATGAAATCCATACCGATACAAATACATCACCTCCCATCACACCTACGCCTAAAACCATTTCTCCCTCCCCTAAACACACCAATAATTCCTTGGACTCCCCACCTCATGCTTTATCTCATACTCTCCACGAAATTGATCCCTCCTCTACCCATGATGATTCTTCTCAAGTACCTCGTCGATCAAATCAAACACGCCACGCTCCTGCCTACCTTCATGACTACCATTGCCAGCAAGCTTCAACAACCTCTTCTCCCAATCGCCATCCACGATGACTACCTCTGGACACTCCTCAACATCAGgtacaaatatttcatttcctcTGTTTTATCTTATACATCTTTGTCACCTCAATTTCAAGCATTCACCACCTCTGTTTCCATCAATACCAAACCTACCACATATGCACAAGCAATTAAACACCCACTTTGGTGTGAGGCAATGGACCAGGAACTTGCTACCCTTGAGCTCAATGAGACTTGGAACATCGTCGATCTGCCTCTAGGCAAGCGACCGATTgattgcaaatgggtttataatCTCAAATTCAAGGCTGACGACATAGTAGAACGAGCTAAAGCTCGCTTAGTCGCAAAGGGTTTTACCCAGCGTGAAGGTATTGATTTTCATGATACATTCTCCCCAATTGCTAAAATGGTCTCAATTCACTGTCTCTTAGCAGTTGCTGCCATCAAAGGCGACGTAAATAACGCTTTTTTGTATGCTGAGCTCGCTGAAGACATTTACATGAAGCCACCTCCTGGTTCCCTTGCTGCAAAAACTAAGTAAGTTTGTCGACTCCAAAAGAGCTTGTACGGCCTGCGATAGGCTTCCCATCAGTGGAATGCAAAATTGGTTTCATCTCTTGCTGAGTTTGGCTTCGCCCAGTCAAAGGCTGATTATAGCATATTCGCGAAGTGCACCGATACTTCTTTCGTCGCCTTACTCGTGTATGTCGACGACATTATTCTCATGAGTTCCGACCTCAATTCCAATCAGGCTATTAAGCAATTTCTAGAGACTAAATTCCGCATAAAGGCTCTTGGAGCATTGCGCTATTTTCTCGGAATAGAAGTGGGTCGAACACAAGCTGGAATTCAGCTCTGCCGGCTCAAATATGCGCTCGATATTCTTGCTGAAACTGGGCTCTTAGCTGCAAAGCCATCTCCCTTGCCAATGGAACCCAACCTCAAGCTTAAAAAGGATGAAGGTGCCATATTTCATGATACAGCGCTCTACTGGAAATTAGTTGGAAAATTGCTTTACTTAACTCACACGAGATCAAACTTGAGCTATAGTGTTAATTTGTTAAGTCAATTTTTGGACACCCCAAGAGTGCCACATTATGATGCTGTTGTTAAAGTCCTTAGGCACAACAAGGGTACTCCAGGGCAGGGCATTTTTCTTCCTAACAATTCGATCATGGAACTTGTTGCTTATGCTAATGCGAATTGGGCCAATTGCCCGGACACTCGTCGTTCAACAACAggtttttgtgttttccttGGAAATTCTCTTGTTTCTTGGAAGTCGAAGAAACAAACTACCATATCCAGGTCCCCTGCTGAGTCCGAGCACTGAGCCATGGCTGTCTTCGTTTGCGAGCTCACTTGGCTTCACTATTTGCTCAAAAACTTGCATGTTTCCATCCAAACACCTGCTGCCCTGCACTGTGATAATCTTCCCGCCATACACATTGTTGCAAATCCAATATTCCACGAGCACACAAAATATATTGAACTTGTTTACCATCTCATTCATGACAA
This is a stretch of genomic DNA from Carya illinoinensis cultivar Pawnee chromosome 3, C.illinoinensisPawnee_v1, whole genome shotgun sequence. It encodes these proteins:
- the LOC122305439 gene encoding uncharacterized protein LOC122305439 — translated: MKRYFLSNNKTHSRIHQSILANPHIHLLTPIPRMIPATHPTFYHLYMLRIMKSIPIQIHHLPSHLRLKPFLPPLNTPIIPWTPHLMLYLILSTKLIPPLPMMILLKYLVDQIKHATLLPTFMTTIASKLQQPLLPIAIHDDYLWTLLNIRYKYFISSVLSYTSLSPQFQAFTTSVSINTKPTTYAQAIKHPLWCEAMDQELATLELNETWNIVDLPLGKRPIDCKWVYNLKFKADDIVERAKARLVAKGFTQREVAAIKGDVNNAFLYAELAEDIYMKPPPGSLAAKTK